The Magnolia sinica isolate HGM2019 chromosome 3, MsV1, whole genome shotgun sequence genome includes the window GTCTTTTTGGCGGGAGGAGATGATGGGCCCTACCCACAATCAAATCTCACTCCTTCCCACTCCCCCCTCCTCCCACTTCCAATAAATACCATCCAACCACATCTTCCCTTCCTCCAAACTCTACCAAAATCCAATCCttcaaaggaaaaaataaaaataaaaataaaaaatgaaaaacagccactttcttctcattctcttcATCATCATACTCGCAAACCCCACCTTCTCTCTTACCTCAGATGGCCTCTCTCTCCTCGCCCTCAAATCCGCCGTTGATTCCACCTCATCATCAGGCCCACAGTCACCCCCATTCTCTGACTGGAACGAGAACGACACCACGCCGTGCCGCTGGTCCGGCATCTCCTGCATGAACATCTCATCATCTCCCCGCGTCGTCGCCATCAGCATTCCCAGCCAGAACGTCTCCGGCTACATCCCCTCCGAACTCGGTTCCCTCGTTTTCCTTCGCCGCATCAATCTCCATGGCAATCTCTTCCGTGGGACCATCCCCGCCCAACTCTTCAACGCCACCTCCCTCCACAGCATCTTCCTCTACAGCAACAACCTCTCCGGCTCTCTCCCGTCCTCCATCTGCAACCTCCCTCGCCTCCAGAATCTTGATTTATCCCGGAATTCACTCTCTGGCCCGCTCCCGGATACCCTCCGAAACTGCCGCCAACTTCAACGGCTCTCACTCGCGAGGAATCGGCTCACTGGCGAGATCCCTACCGGAATCTGGCCCAATATGGAGAATCTAGTCCAGCTCGACATTTCATCGAACGGTTTCAATGGAGGAATCCCGTCTGACCTTGGAGAGCTGAAATCGTTATCTGGGACACTCAATCTGTCCTACAACCGGTTCTCCGGTGAGATACCGATGTCGCTAGGGAAGTTGCCAGTGACTGTCAGCTTCGATCTCCGCGGCAACAATCTCAGCGGTGAGATCCCACAGACTGGCTCGTTCGCGAATCAGGGGCCCACTGCATTCGTCGACAATCCAGGGCTCTGCGGATTCCCCCTCCAGAAGGCCTGCAAGAATTTACCAGAAAGCGCGCCGAAGAGTCAGCTTCCGCCGACGGGATCTGACACACGGGCCAAAAGGGGCCTAAAACCGGGCTTGATTGTCCTGATTTCAGCAGCTGATGCTGCTGGAGTGGCGCTGATCGGGATGATTGTAGTCTATCTGTACTGGAAGCGGAAAGATTCGGATAACTGCAGCTGCACCGGGAAAGGGAAATTGGGGGGCGGTGATCGGCTCTGTTCTTGCTGGAGACGATTATCGGGGAATTCGTCGGAATTGGAAGAATCAGAGAAGGGTGGTGAAGGCGGCGGGGAAGGGAATTTGGTGGCGATCGACAAGGGATTCACGTTCGAATTAGATGAATTACTGCGGGCATCGGCGTATGTGCTCGGGAAGAGCGGGTTGGGGATCGTCTACAAGGTTGTGTTGGGGAATGGCATTCCGGTGGCGGTGAGGAGATTGGGGGAAGGCGGAGGGCAGAGGTATAAGGAATTCGCGGCGGAGATTCAGGCGATCGGGCGGGTCAAGCATCCGAACATTGTACGGTTGAGAGCTTACTACTGGGCCTCAGATGAGAAGCTGCTGATCTGCGATTTCATTTCCAATGGGAATTTGGGCAATGCTCTGAAAGGTGAGTttatgcttctctctctctctctctctctctctctgaggttAGATGCTGAAGATGATGGCTCTACACTGAAATTCCGTGGACGGTCTAATCGGAACCGTCGGATTGGTGTGAATTCCCATTGATATGGACGATCTCATATCCATCGACGTGGATATGCTGTCCTATCTTCCTGGGTTCCGGGCTGTTTGAgttatggagcccaccatgaggctggtccgttcatcaggtgggccacactcgcaTGGATAAAATAGGAAGAGAATTTACTTGGTTACAAGAGCCTTTGGCAAAAACTGTGGGGTGGGGTCTACTACCGTGTCCACgcgacatccactccgtccatcaatttcatcAGCATGTGTTTTTGGACAAGAAaaaagtccaaaaatgaggcaaatcgaaAATTCAAGTATGCGACCGCACAGGAAACAATAAGGATGGAAACACTGGCGATTGAAACGTGATAGTGATTACATAGAAAGGCCAAAGATATCAGCCTGATAAAGAACTTCCATGGTcccagaaggtttcaatggtggccgttaAAACCCTAATGTTTCTtctggtggcccacttgaatgtttTCGTCTCACTTCCAACATGACAGATGGACAAGTGGATACAACACAGACGTCACAGTAGGACCCATTTGAGGATTTGGacgggtccttttttttttttttttcagcatgCAACATGCAATATTGTGCCACCTCAGGAGAAGCATGATCCGACTCTCGCGATCAGACGTGGCCGGGCTGAATGATGGATCGTGCTTATCTATAATGATGAGTGTTTAGGAGGCATGATCAGGCTTGTGGTTTACACTGAAATTCGGTGTATATACCATATCTGTTGTCAATTTGGTGCATCCCTACTGCTTGGATGGGCCTAGTACACAAAAATATGGACCTGATCCATGATCTTAACCATTCCATGCGTGGTTGAGATCAATGGGATTTGTTTTGGTCCTCATTGTAAGTTTTTTGGATGCTTAGGATAACTAGAGTGATTCATCAGACGGGTGTAGTTTCTTGGCTATAACCCATTCTCATTTTTAAACAAGAATGGGTGGATTCCTTTGTTTGTTACTGTCCATCCGTATACATGACATGGTTGTAAaaggatcctaaccatccaagtcGCTGACCCAACTGCAGATGTAGCACCACCCAAAAACTAACCGTCTGATATTTCCATTTGAATTCAGGCCagtcattttttaatattaacCATGCATTTGATTGACATCGATTGAACGGTCAGGATTGCTTGTTCAGTATTATTTTAGAGATATATGGTCCAATCCATTACGACCCTataatttggatggcctggatagctCTACTCAAAAGCaaacaaatttcaattttgatttttgaaaggaaaaataaagtggcTTTGTGAAACTTTTACGTACCGCTTTCACTTTCATTGATGAACTCACAAAGACATCTTTTCAGAAAAAAGTTTCATTTCTAGGAGTGAGGGATCCAGGTGCATTCCAGAGCATCCTTCCCTATTACACGGGGCATTTGTTCAGGAACGTTGATTAGCTGTGGGTCATCATGTGGATGGCCCATGGCCCAGAAATTCGGGCAATCAGACTGGTTGCTGAGCAATCCTGCCTTTTACTCAACAAGCAGAAACTCAGTTTTGCTCGGGGTAACCTGAATGGGCTTTCCAAATCAATGGGCCCAACCACCAGATGCTGTGTTGCGACCTGCGAGCCAccaggacgcggtttggctgctgatgctgccaccagccaggtggctatggtcggtgctctgatgtatgtgttttatccatgccgtccatccatttttacatatcattttagggctcgatcccaaaaatgagatatatataaaaaactcaggtggaccacactacggaaaaCAGTAGTGAGTGAATGTCCACCAtaaaaaacctcctaaggcccactgtaatgtttattttacatccaagctgttgattaggtcgatgaagggaaaaaagaaacatagatccaaaacttttatggcccgccagaagtttttaatggtgggcgttcaatcaacactgtgtggtccagttgagatttggatctacctcacttttgagtttgtaCCATACGGATCTGAGGAAAATGgacagatggcttggatgaaacaaatacatcatggtgggtcccacatatcaccgaccactagccattggctagtggcagggtcactagccaatccgtttccgagccACCACTACATGGGACTTCCTAATGAATGCGGATTGCCTGCATCACTGAGTTCtgaggggcccactgtggtgtatgtgttacatccatgccgcccatcagttttgacagctcattttccGGCATGAAACCAAATAGCAGGTCGATCCAATGCTCAAGGGGATCACAACACAGGAATCAccagatgtttatttgccatccaacttgttgataaggtcactcggCCCTGCATGATTCGGAAAACccattataagcttgatccaaaccttccgtGGTCGcgggaagtttctaatggtgagcattcaatcccttCTATTCTCTGTGATGTGGtcccatttgagctttgaatctgccttatttttgagttcatgccctcCATGAGCTGAGAAAaccgatggacagtgtggatataatacattcatcacgGACGGCTGCAGATGAGCGATGCAGGCACAGTAGGAAAGTGCCGAtgggggaagcggattgtgtactgagtaactcattacggtaagcgtactgagtaaactccgtggccccagtgtcattcataaattatatccactccgtccatctcttttaacacataattttagggctttaaccaAAAATTGGAATAtatacaaacctcaaatggaccacaccaccggaaacagtgtgagttgaacatctaccgttgacaatttcttggggacaacagaagttttagatcaagctgatatttgtgtttccccttcatccatgtctttcttatcttatgaacaggatggatgacaaataaacatcattgcggGTCTTAGAAAGtcttcaacggttgaaatcaatacttccactttttccagtggtatggtccacttgagctttgtatatgtatcaattttgggttgaacccataaaatgatctggaaaaacgaatggacggcgtggataaaccacacgcattcgcggtgggcccaactgagtttactcagtacgataagagcgtactgagtaactcagtacgcaatccgattccgccGACGGGGGGTTCCACCATTGTTTCCCTGTCGCAAGTGACAGGATGTATGCACCGTTGGTGTTTTGGCTATTTATTTGAGGTGGGAGAATATTCGTTTGGACGTTTTCCCGAACTAGACAGTACGCATTTATGACATCTCGAAAGGACCATGACACCCTTCCCTGACTGACTGCACTCATTCGGCATTTTTTGCTGCGTGCCTCTATTTCTTTCCAAGGTTTCAACTTGGGTTCGAACCCGAACCTGACTGACCCAATTCAAGTTTTAGTCGGGTTGTCGAGGTACTTCGGTTTGGGTTGACAAAAGCCAACCTCTTTCTTTTGTATAGGTAGGGTAGGGAATAATCACATGCATTTAGGTTGGGCCAGGTCCTCTTGAGGTCTGGTTGGGCTCGGGTTCaccctcaacccgacccaacctgcctgTGGTTAGTTTTATGGAGTGGCCATAGGTTGGGTCAGCCCGTGGACCAAGTGGCCTGGCCTGCTTCTGAGGTGAGTTTTGGGCCAGACTAAATTGGTAGTAGGTTGGACTTAGGTAAGCAAAAAATGCCTTAAGTAAATCCGTCAGGCTTGAAAGTTGAACCCTACGCAACCCCCCATTACCCAGAGAGCTTATCAATAAGCTATAGCAGTTAAACTTACTTGACCTGGCCCAAAATCTGAAACGAATTAATAGACCATAAGTATGAATGCATACAtaaggctgcaacttgggttcaggttgggttgggtttttCAGTGTTGAAAAACAACAACTTAATTGAATTTCGGTTGGGTTGGGAATAATTGCATgtatttgggtcgggttgggttgagttgggtgagTATGGAAGAATTAGGGTTAGGCACCTCATGTTGGAAATTGAGTTGGGTGGCATTGTAGGTTTGGGATCTGTTGAGGTCGAGTTCGGCTTGGATTGAATCTCAACCCGGCCCAAACCAGCCAAGCTGTACCCCTATGCATCCATCTGACGTATGTATGTTTGCATGTACCCCTAGATGGGCACCCCTAGCCATTCCTTTAGCCCCATATTTCATTCTTAACTAGCTAGGGTCAGGTTGGGTTGTGCTAGAATTCTTAGCCCATTTATCAGATGGGCTGACTTGACCCGAATTCAACCCATTGTTACCCCTAATTTTATGAGCCCCCACAAGGATATGCGCGCACGTTTCAGTAATTTAACAaatctaatttctaaaaattaaatacAATTTATTAGGACTGTTTGATCTGAATGCGGGCCACGACACcgatacatggggcccaccattcgtCATCAGAACCACTCATCTTGTGAGTACCACAGTGCAAAATATTTAACTGTTCAATGAGAAGCGTTTGCTGCCTTTTGAGCTTGATTTTAAATGTTCAATGAATGTATGATGGGGAGGTTCTCCGAGGACCAGTGGTCTGATTTTTTATGCATTTGATTGATATGTCAAATCTCTGTCTGTAATATCCTGCAGGGCGATCTGGTCAACCGTCACCGAGTCTCACCTGGTCGACTCGGCTCAGAATCGCTAAGGGAACAGCCCATGGGCTTGCTTACCTCCACGATTGCAGCCCACGAAAATTCGTCCATGGTGACATCAAGCCATCAAACATCCTCCTCGATAACGACTTCAATCCTTACATCTCTGACTTTGGTCTCAACACCCTTATAAGCATTGCCGGCAATGACACTAGCTCGTCCGGTGGTTTCATTGGCTCCGCCCTTCCCTACACTAAGCCCACGCTAACCGAGCGGACTCACAATTACAGGGCCCCTGAGGCCCGCTTACCAGGCAACCGGGCCACTCAGAAGTGGGACGTATACTCATTCGGGGTGGTTGTGCTTGAACTATTGACTGGGAAATCTCCAGAGATCTCGTCTCCGACAATGACGTCGTCATCGACCTCATTGTCGGATGTTTCGGAGCTGGTGAGGTGGGTCAGGAAAGGTTTCGAGGAGGAGAATCCACTATCGGATATGGTGGACCCAATGCTGCTTCAAGAGGTCCATGCCAAGAAAGAGGTGCTTGCGGTATTCCATGTTGCACTTGCATGCACCGAGACGGATCCGGAGTTGCGGCCGAGGATGAAAACCGTATCGGAAAATCTAGAGAGGATCGGTGTGTGAGGTTTCACGATTGCAGTGGATTGGGGGCATTGTGATATCTAGGCC containing:
- the LOC131240001 gene encoding receptor protein kinase-like protein ZAR1, with translation MKNSHFLLILFIIILANPTFSLTSDGLSLLALKSAVDSTSSSGPQSPPFSDWNENDTTPCRWSGISCMNISSSPRVVAISIPSQNVSGYIPSELGSLVFLRRINLHGNLFRGTIPAQLFNATSLHSIFLYSNNLSGSLPSSICNLPRLQNLDLSRNSLSGPLPDTLRNCRQLQRLSLARNRLTGEIPTGIWPNMENLVQLDISSNGFNGGIPSDLGELKSLSGTLNLSYNRFSGEIPMSLGKLPVTVSFDLRGNNLSGEIPQTGSFANQGPTAFVDNPGLCGFPLQKACKNLPESAPKSQLPPTGSDTRAKRGLKPGLIVLISAADAAGVALIGMIVVYLYWKRKDSDNCSCTGKGKLGGGDRLCSCWRRLSGNSSELEESEKGGEGGGEGNLVAIDKGFTFELDELLRASAYVLGKSGLGIVYKVVLGNGIPVAVRRLGEGGGQRYKEFAAEIQAIGRVKHPNIVRLRAYYWASDEKLLICDFISNGNLGNALKGRSGQPSPSLTWSTRLRIAKGTAHGLAYLHDCSPRKFVHGDIKPSNILLDNDFNPYISDFGLNTLISIAGNDTSSSGGFIGSALPYTKPTLTERTHNYRAPEARLPGNRATQKWDVYSFGVVVLELLTGKSPEISSPTMTSSSTSLSDVSELVRWVRKGFEEENPLSDMVDPMLLQEVHAKKEVLAVFHVALACTETDPELRPRMKTVSENLERIGV